GAACGGCCAGATCACAGTGGGTTTTGACGGCGATTAAGAAAAGCCTAAGATGCTACGGGATCGTACGAAGGCATCCGGACTGTCACCTGAACGATATGAATCCGCTGCTAACGGCCCCGCGCGCGCCTACCGCGCGTCGCGGCAGCTGTGGCGGACCATCCGATAAGGACGCGTGACTCGCCCAACAGGCCTAGGCCAGGAGGAACTGTGAGCAGGTTTACCGACGAGCTCTACGCCAATGCGCTGTCCAGCAGCAAGGGCATGGTCACCGGCGAACCCGACACCCCCGTTCGGCACACCTGGAAGCAGGTCCACGAGCGCGCCAAGCAGCTGGCCGGTGGTCTGGCCGCCGCAGGTCTCGGACCTGACGATGCGATCGGCATGTTGGTGGGTATGCCCGTCGAGATCGCCCCGGCGATCCAGGCGGTGTGGATGCGTGGTGCCTCGCTGACGATGCTGCACCAGCCGACCCCGCGCACCGACCTCGCCGTGTGGGCCGAGGACACCCTCAAGGTTGTCGACATGATCGGGGCGAAGGCCGTCATCGTGTCTGCCCCGTTCGACGCCGCCGCACCGGTGCTGGAGGAGAAGGGCGTCATCGTCGTCCAGATCAAGGATCTGTGGGACGCCGATGCGATCGAGCCCCTGGATGTCGACGAGGATGCTGTGGCGCTCATGCAGCTGACCTCGGGGTCGACGGGTTCCCCGAAGGCGGTCAAGATCACCCACCGCAACCTCTACGCCAACGCGCACGGCATGTACGTCGCCTCCAAGTACAAGCCCGAGTCCGACGTGATGGTCAGCTGGTTGCCGCTGTTCCACGATATGGGCATGGTCGGCTTCCTCACGGTGCCGATGTTCTTCGGTGCCGAGCTGGTGAAGATCACCCCGATGGACTTCATGCGCGATGTTCTGTTGTGGGGCAGGCTGATCGACAAGTACAAGGGCACCATGACGGCCGCCCCGAACTTCGCCTACTCGCTGTTCGCCAAGCGGCTGCGCAACCAGGCCAAGCCGGGCGACTTCGACCTCTCGACCCTGCGATTCGTGCTCTCCGGCGCCGAGCCGGTGGATCCGGCCGTGGTCCACGACCTGTGCGATGCCGGAAAGCCCTTTGGGTTCAAGCCCTCCGCGATGGTTCCTGCCTACGGCATGGCCGAAACCGCCTTGGCCGTGTCCTTCTCGGAGGTTGAAGCCTCCGGTCTCATCGTCGACGAGGTTGACGCCGACCTGTTGGCCGCCCTGCGTCGCGCGGTTCCCGCCACCCGCGGAAATCTGCGCCACCTGGCGACACTCGGCCCGCTGCTGCCCGGCATCGAGGCGCGTGTCATCGATGAGGACCTGAATGTGCTGCCCCCGCGCGGCGTTGGCGTCATCGAGCTGCGGGGTGAGTCGGTGACCCCCGGCTATGTGACCATGGGTGGTTTCCTGGCCGCGCAGGACGAAAACGGTTGGTACAACACCGGTGACCTCGGATACCTGACCGAGAAGGGTCACGTCGTGGTCTGCGGTCGTGTCAAGGACGTCATCATCATGGCGGGCCGCAACATTTACCCGACCGATATCGAACGTGCGGCCGGCCGCGTCGAGGGTGTGCGGCCGGGTTGTGCGGTCGCCGTGCGGCTGGAAGCCGGGGTGGACCCCAAGAATCAGCGCGAGACCTTCGCGGTTGTGGTGGAGTCCAACGCATTCGAGAACGCGGATGAGGTTCGCCGGATCGAGCAGCAGGTCGCGCACGAGGTCGTTGCCGAGGTCGATGTGCGTCCGCGCAACGTGGTGGTGCTTGGACCGGGCAGCATTCCGAAGACGCCGTCCGGCAAGCTGCGCCGCTCGACATCGGTGGCCCTCGTCATCTAAGCGCCGTTACCGTCGCGCATGTGATCCGAGTCGTTCCGTGAGCACCGCGGCGCCCTCACCGCTCAGGCACTCGAGCATTCGTGGCCTGCCGGCCAGCACCGATGTGAACGCGGCGGCCGGGCCGTGCACCTCCGGGCCCGATCTTCCGTGAGCCCAGCGGACATCCGTTGCACGCAACTGGAGCCCACGTGCGGTGAAGTATGCGGGGACAAACGGATTCGGCAGTCCCACTTGAGTGTTGAGCACCTTGACGAGAATGTCCGCGGGTATCGAAGATGCGCGGTCGAGTGCGAACAGGATGTCCAGTTCGTGGACCACGTGATCACCCAGGAGCAGGCTGCGCGGAAACACCTTGCCGATTCCGGTGGGTCGGTTGATGAGCCCGCGGTAATCGCCCAGGAGTTCCTCGGGCGATCGATCGGCTGCCAGACTTTTTGCCGTTCTGGTGTTTTCTCGGTCGAATGACCATTGTCGGATCACTCCCGCGGTGATGCCGCGTACCGGGGCGCTGCATCCAATCACCAGATGCGCCAACACCTCGTGGTTCGACCACTCGGTGCAGAGGCTGGGGCCCAGCCAGTCCGCCGGGCTGAGGTCCGCCACGGCATCGAGGAACCTCGCGTCGTTGGCGCGCAGGATGTCAGCGTGCGACATGAAGGTGCTCTCGAAGAAACAGGGTTTGCTCGGAGAGCGCACGCTCCAGCACCGGTGGCTGATAGATATCGAAATGGCCTGACTCGTAGTGGAGTTCGACGCCGCGGGGCGCGCCACGCGCCACCAGCTCGGCATAACGGGGACTCGTCAGTTCCTCGCGGTCGCAGACGCAGACCAGTAGTGGTGCGGAAATTTTCCGTGCGCGACGCAGGGCAGAGGTGAATACCAGTGTGGATGCCTCGGCGGCCGTCATCCGGTTGTCGAACTCATGGCCGGGTGGGCAGGTCGACTCCCAGCCGGCCAGGGCGCCATCGGTGCTCACCAGTGCTGAGCTTCCCGGTGGTCCCACAATCGGCACATACCGTCTCGGTCGACCGAATGCCATGCGCAGCAGATCTTCGACGATTGAGAGGCCGAGCCGCATCATCGACCAGAGGCTGGAAGTGCGCGCGGCCCCGGGCCCGTGCACGATGGGGCACTGGATGACCGCTGCGGCGAGATCGTCACGACCGGCGGCCACCAATGTCACGTGCATGGCTCCGAGGCTGGTGCCCCACAACGCGATGCGATCGCCATCGATATCTGGGTGGTTCTGCAGGAACGCGATGGCCGACTCGACATCGTGGCGTTGCTTTCGCATCGAGAATTGTTGGCGCGGTGAACCTTCGGAGGCGCCTGTGTGGCGGTAGTCGAATGCCAGCGTGGCGATCCCCGCCGACGCGAAGTGCCTCTCGTACTGCGGCAGCATCATGTCGTGGGTGGCGCCCAGGCCGTGCACTAGTACCACCGCGGGATGGCGCCCGGGCTCGGCGGGGCGGGTGAGCCATCCGGCGCATCGAATGCCGGCAGATGAGAATCCGACACGTTCGGTAGTGGAGGTCGTCATGAGGTCTCTCCCTGAGTTCTATAGGTACGATGTACGTATAGATCGAGACTGCAATACGTACGATGTACTTGTCAAGGGAGCTTGATGAAAGCGCGCTTCACCAGGGATGAGATAGCGGCTACCGCACTGGAACTCGTAGATGCCAAGGGGTTGGCAGCGCTGAGCATGCGATCGTTGGCGTCGGCGCTGGGTACCGGGCCGATGACGCTCTACAACTATGTCGATGACAAGGAAGGGCTGGAGGAGCTGGTGGTGACGGCGGTGATGGCCGCCGTGCCGGCGTACAAGCCGTCTGCGAATTGGCGGTCCGATGTCGAACGGATCGCGCGGGGCATCTGGACTGCGGTAGGTAAGCACCCGGCCGCCATCCCGTTGGTGCTCACCCGTCGAATGTCCTCGCCTGCCGGTTTCGCGGTGATCGATGCACTCATTGCTGCACTCGGCCGCGCTGGGCTTGAGGAGGAGAGTCGGCTGGCCGCGTTCCGGGCGGTGCTGGGATTCGCTCTTGGCTCCGCGCAGGCCGGCCTCGGAGATGACAACAGGGGAGCCGCGATTCGGATCGGCGGGGTCGCCGGTGATGTCTATCCGAACGTGGCGGCACTCGCCAAAGTGGCGCAACAGAGCAGTCCTGCAACCGAATTCACGCTCGGGATCACCATGCTGCTCGATGGGATCGCGATGCGGGGGCGCTGACTACTCGAACGGAACGGGTGGCATCCTGACCACCTGGGCGGCATAGCTCAGTCCGGCCCCGTATCCGATGAGCAGGGCCAGATCGCCCGGCTTGGCGGCGCCGGTGGACAGCAGGCCCTCCATGGCCAACGGAACCGAAGCGGCAGAGGTGTTGCCCGTGTGTTCGATGTCGTTGGCGATCACCGCATCCGAACGCAGGTGCAGGTTCTTGGCCAGGAGTTCGTTGATCCGGCTGTTGGCCTGGTGCGGGACGAAGACATCGATATCCTCCGGGCCCACCTTGGCTGCTTCCAGGGCGCGCTGGCCCACCTTGCCCATTTCGAATGCGGCCCAACGGAATACCGAGGTGCCCTCGATGCGCAGATAGGGTCGCGGGCCCTCGGGGTCGGGTGCCGCCGCGAAGTCCATCCAGTCGATGTCCTGACGAATGGCGTTGGCCTGGCTGCCATCGCTGCCCCACACCGTGGGGCCGATGCCCTGTTCGGCGGTCTCGCCGACGACAACCGCGCCGGCCCCGTCGCCGAAGATGAAGCAGTTGCCGCGGTCGGTCATATCCAGTGCGGGGGAGAGCTTTTCGGAGCCGATGACCAGCACCTTGCTGGCGCTGCCACCGCGGATCATGTCGCCCGCCACACCCACCGCGTATCCGAATCCGGCACAGCCGGCGGACAGGTCGAACGCCGGGACACCCTGTGCTCCTAGCGTGGTGGCGACGGCCGGGGCGGACGCCGGTGTCTGCAGATAGTGGGTGCTGGTGGCGAGGATCACCGCATCGATCTCGGCGCCGGTGAGCAGCGCGTTGGCGATGGCCTTACGCCCGGCCTCGATGGCCAGGGTCTGGGCGGATTCTTCCTTGGCAGCGAACCGGCGGGTCTTGATGCCGGTGCGGGTGTAGATCCACTCGTCCGAGGATTCGATGCGCTCGCAGATCTCTTCATTGGTGACGACGCGTTCGGGACGGTATGCCCCCAGGCTGAGCAGGCCGATCTTGTTGATGCCGGTGATCTCCGCGATGTCGGTCATGAGGAGACCATAGCGGGGCCGCCCGGATGTCTAACCCCAGGCATGTACCTGATTCTGTGCTGCTTCCAGGCCGAGGCGGATCAGCAGCTCAGTCGCATCGACGCCCTGTTCGCAGAGCAACGGAACCTGTTCGCTTTCTGTCTTGGCGAAATTCTCCAGCACGAAGGCCGCAGGGTCCTTGCGGCCGGGTGGGCGCCCGACGCCCAGGCGGACCCGCAGATAGTCCTTGGTGCCCAGTGCTTGCGATACCGAGCGCAGCCCGTTGTGGCCGCCCTCGCCGCCGCCGAGCTTGAGACGCACAGTGCCGAAATCGAGATCCAGCTCGTCGTGCATGACGATGACGTTCCCGGGGGGAACGGAAAAGAACTTGGCCAGCGCGGCCACCTGAGGGCCGGATGTGTTCATGAACGTGCGTGGTTTGGCCAGATTCACGGCCCGGCCGCCGAGGCGAATCGTTGTCGCCTCGGCGCCGGACTTCTTGTGCGGCTTGAACGTTGCGCCGTCCTTGGCCGCCAACAGGTCGGCGACCATGAATCCGAGGTTGTGCCGGGTCTTGGCGTAGGTCGGCCCGGGGTTGCCCAGGCCGACCACCAGCACGGCATCGTCGGATAGAGGCACGGATTACTCCGCTCTACTCTTCGGAGGAGCCCTCGGCGGCCTCGTCCGCGGCGGGAGCCTCGGCAGCACCTTCGCCGCCGCCACCCTCGGCGTCCATCTCGTCGGCGGTCGGGGCCGCGACGACGTTGATGACCAGGGTCTCGGGATCGGAGATCAGGGTCGAGCCCTTGGGCAGCTCGATCGATCCGGCGGTGATCTGGGTGCCCGCGGCAAGGCCCTCAACCGACACGGTGAGGAACTCGGGGATCGACAGCGCCTCGGCCTCGATCTCCAGGGTGTTGGCGTCCTGGGTGACCAGGGTGCCGCTCTCGGCGTCGCCCTCGATGTGGACGTTCACCTCAACGGTGACCTTCTCGCCCTTGCGCACGACCAGCAGGTCCGCGTGCACCAGGTTGCGGCGGATGGGGTGAATCTCGATGGTCTTGGTGAGGGCCAGCTGCTCGCGCCCCTCGATGTCCAGGGTCAGGATGGCGTTGGTGCCGGTGTGGCGCAGCACGGCCGCGAAATCGCGGGCCGGCAGGTTCAGGTGCTCGGGGGTGGTGCCGTGGCCGTACAGGACCGCGGGAACCAGGCCGTCGCGGCGGGCGCGGCGCGAGGCGCCCTTGCCGGTGTCCGTGCGGACGGTGACGGTGAGGTTATTGCTGGTGGGGGCGTTCTTCTTGGACATCTGGTCAACTCCTTGCGTTTCGTGAGACACGGCGCAGGGAGGACATCAGGATGACGCCCATGATCCCGTCGATAACGGTGGGAAGACCCACCCTCGCCGTGACAGCCCGTTCAGAGTAGCCGAGCCCGGACCTGAAAGACCAATCAGCGGGGGTGTCAGAGAGGGAAGGACACCCCGGTGAGCTGCTCGGACAGGTGCCATAGGCCCTTAGCGCTCTCGGCGTCCTGGGCTCTGCGGCTGCGGCCCACCTGCTTGGGGTAGCCCTTGGCTTCGAACGGGCCGTCCGGCCCGATGTACGTGTCGCCCGGCAGATCCTGGGATGCGGCGTACAGCGTGGGCAGGGCGCCGTGTGCGGCATCCTGCGCAAAGAGGTTGCCGGTCTTCAAGGCGATCTCGAAGATCGGGTTCCCGCTGTGCGACTGCAGCTCGGTGGCGGCCACACCCGGATGGACGGTCAGCGCGCGCACCGGCGATCCGGCCGCGCTCAGCCGGCGCTGCAGTTCCTTGGTGAACAGCAGGTTGGCGAGCTTGGATGCGCCATACGCTCCG
This genomic window from Mycobacteroides chelonae contains:
- the pth gene encoding aminoacyl-tRNA hydrolase, which encodes MLVVGLGNPGPTYAKTRHNLGFMVADLLAAKDGATFKPHKKSGAEATTIRLGGRAVNLAKPRTFMNTSGPQVAALAKFFSVPPGNVIVMHDELDLDFGTVRLKLGGGEGGHNGLRSVSQALGTKDYLRVRLGVGRPPGRKDPAAFVLENFAKTESEQVPLLCEQGVDATELLIRLGLEAAQNQVHAWG
- a CDS encoding 50S ribosomal protein L25/general stress protein Ctc, encoding MSKKNAPTSNNLTVTVRTDTGKGASRRARRDGLVPAVLYGHGTTPEHLNLPARDFAAVLRHTGTNAILTLDIEGREQLALTKTIEIHPIRRNLVHADLLVVRKGEKVTVEVNVHIEGDAESGTLVTQDANTLEIEAEALSIPEFLTVSVEGLAAGTQITAGSIELPKGSTLISDPETLVINVVAAPTADEMDAEGGGGEGAAEAPAADEAAEGSSEE
- a CDS encoding maleylpyruvate isomerase family mycothiol-dependent enzyme encodes the protein MSHADILRANDARFLDAVADLSPADWLGPSLCTEWSNHEVLAHLVIGCSAPVRGITAGVIRQWSFDRENTRTAKSLAADRSPEELLGDYRGLINRPTGIGKVFPRSLLLGDHVVHELDILFALDRASSIPADILVKVLNTQVGLPNPFVPAYFTARGLQLRATDVRWAHGRSGPEVHGPAAAFTSVLAGRPRMLECLSGEGAAVLTERLGSHARR
- a CDS encoding fatty acyl-AMP ligase, giving the protein MSRFTDELYANALSSSKGMVTGEPDTPVRHTWKQVHERAKQLAGGLAAAGLGPDDAIGMLVGMPVEIAPAIQAVWMRGASLTMLHQPTPRTDLAVWAEDTLKVVDMIGAKAVIVSAPFDAAAPVLEEKGVIVVQIKDLWDADAIEPLDVDEDAVALMQLTSGSTGSPKAVKITHRNLYANAHGMYVASKYKPESDVMVSWLPLFHDMGMVGFLTVPMFFGAELVKITPMDFMRDVLLWGRLIDKYKGTMTAAPNFAYSLFAKRLRNQAKPGDFDLSTLRFVLSGAEPVDPAVVHDLCDAGKPFGFKPSAMVPAYGMAETALAVSFSEVEASGLIVDEVDADLLAALRRAVPATRGNLRHLATLGPLLPGIEARVIDEDLNVLPPRGVGVIELRGESVTPGYVTMGGFLAAQDENGWYNTGDLGYLTEKGHVVVCGRVKDVIIMAGRNIYPTDIERAAGRVEGVRPGCAVAVRLEAGVDPKNQRETFAVVVESNAFENADEVRRIEQQVAHEVVAEVDVRPRNVVVLGPGSIPKTPSGKLRRSTSVALVI
- a CDS encoding beta-ketoacyl-ACP synthase III; its protein translation is MTDIAEITGINKIGLLSLGAYRPERVVTNEEICERIESSDEWIYTRTGIKTRRFAAKEESAQTLAIEAGRKAIANALLTGAEIDAVILATSTHYLQTPASAPAVATTLGAQGVPAFDLSAGCAGFGYAVGVAGDMIRGGSASKVLVIGSEKLSPALDMTDRGNCFIFGDGAGAVVVGETAEQGIGPTVWGSDGSQANAIRQDIDWMDFAAAPDPEGPRPYLRIEGTSVFRWAAFEMGKVGQRALEAAKVGPEDIDVFVPHQANSRINELLAKNLHLRSDAVIANDIEHTGNTSAASVPLAMEGLLSTGAAKPGDLALLIGYGAGLSYAAQVVRMPPVPFE
- a CDS encoding alpha/beta hydrolase; this translates as MTTSTTERVGFSSAGIRCAGWLTRPAEPGRHPAVVLVHGLGATHDMMLPQYERHFASAGIATLAFDYRHTGASEGSPRQQFSMRKQRHDVESAIAFLQNHPDIDGDRIALWGTSLGAMHVTLVAAGRDDLAAAVIQCPIVHGPGAARTSSLWSMMRLGLSIVEDLLRMAFGRPRRYVPIVGPPGSSALVSTDGALAGWESTCPPGHEFDNRMTAAEASTLVFTSALRRARKISAPLLVCVCDREELTSPRYAELVARGAPRGVELHYESGHFDIYQPPVLERALSEQTLFLREHLHVAR
- a CDS encoding TetR/AcrR family transcriptional regulator: MKARFTRDEIAATALELVDAKGLAALSMRSLASALGTGPMTLYNYVDDKEGLEELVVTAVMAAVPAYKPSANWRSDVERIARGIWTAVGKHPAAIPLVLTRRMSSPAGFAVIDALIAALGRAGLEEESRLAAFRAVLGFALGSAQAGLGDDNRGAAIRIGGVAGDVYPNVAALAKVAQQSSPATEFTLGITMLLDGIAMRGR